The Accipiter gentilis chromosome Z, bAccGen1.1, whole genome shotgun sequence DNA window GACATCAAACTGCTAAAATTCAGTGTGAGAATACCTCTTTTACCAGTAAAATGAAGCCATTTTTAAAAGCGTTTTTCAAAACTAGGTATTGTTACACAAGTACATAGTAGGAAATTGCTTGGTCAAAACCCAATCTATTAGGCTCCCCCTATGGTTTTCCTTATCCACTGAAGGTATTGCTTTGTGAGTCGAGTGTAAACACCAGGGCCATCAGCGGTACCACACTTGTTTTCCTTCCCGAAAGCAGTGATGCCTCTCATCACATTATTGCATCTTAAAGGTCCGCCAGAATCCccctggaaaaaggaaaaaaaaattgtcattcaaatttacaaaagctaaaaaatgcttcttttaaataaaatttgtatcAGTTGcatggaggaaataaaaatgtagacAGTGctgttgtgaatttttttttccaccttggaAGTTAAGATTTTcattagcaaaaaagaaaaaaagacttcaatCTGGTCTTTCAAGTGTGAGTAACAGGGAATGAATCTAGCTCAGTGCTAAGGAATAGTTAGtcttttttaacatgaaaacaaaaagctggAAAGTTTCctcttgaaaagcagaaagtctCTAGAAATTGGTACCTTTTTTGTAACTTCATTAATTCAATATTTAAATCTTTTGAAACATGGTAGTTCTTATGCAGTTGTGCATTTGGCTTGGGGTCCAGTCAATACGCTTTTTATCAGCAAAACCTGTTTTATAGCCTTCTGACATCAGAGAAGTTGTTCCACTGAGGTTAGCTGCTTGAGAATGGGCTCATAAGCTATTTTGTGgagatttttctatttaaatcatTTTATTGAAGAAGAGAATAGCTATCTGCCATGCCTGAATAAAACCACAATATCCAAAGTCTGTGAAGGTGAATTTATCCATCAGAAGTTTTGATTTTAAGGTTTAGAAGAACAAGCCTTGGTAAATTCactcatttttaataaaagtctTCATTGAACTGAAGAGAGGCAGAAATTATAAACATGTAAAAGCTAgtactttgtattttatttttattataatctGTGTGGATACAGACAGTAAATATACTTACAGAACATGAGTCCTTTCCTCCATTCTTAGCTCCTGCGCATATCATGTTGCCTGTTATAACAGGGTTGTTTTTATAATGATGGTTGTCATTGCAGATTTGCCTGCTGATAACAGTGATATTGACCTCCCTCAGGGTATCAGAAGGCTTTTTCGGATAATTTCGAGTTTGTCCCCATCCTGCTACTGTGCAAGTTGTTCCTGGTTTGGGGTCATAATCTGAGGTAGGCAGGGGAATGAGCTGCACAGCTTTATTAAGTCTTGCTCTTTTCTTAAGCTGTAGAAGATATGGAAAATAGTTATTATGGGGCAGACTCTAACAGAGGTCCCTGCGTGTTAACCATTGAATCTTTTCCATTATGGTAATGGGGGATTACTGCAACCTCTTTTCAAGATTCCTCATTTCTTTGTGACAGGATTTATGTAATCAATGTAAGAAGGTAAAATGAATATTCCTTGTCTCATGAAAACCCATTTAGCTTCTGCTGAAATATTAGCTCTAAAAATACTCCATTTTATTTCTCTGGCTTTCAGACCATTGGGAAGACAAAATAACAGTAATCACTGAAGCTGTCAAAACTGAGAATCAGGGAAGTCAGACGTTTTTAATTAGAACTGTTTTTCAGCCAAAACATTAGACTTTTTAACCAAATTATTTCTATGTGTGAAATACGTTTTTTTCTGTGGACAATCTTTATTCTTTCACTGAAAAGCCACAAATTGAAATAGTTTGGTCAAGCTCCAGAATTTTTCTACTTCTAGCAATTGTATGCATTGCAGGAATTGCTGATTGCCATAGTTCCCAGTGCATCCCTGATTCCCCAGTCTGCTGGATTAGCAGACCAGACTGTATCACCCCAGGAAAAAAAGTCACCAGAAACTCCCTTGGCTTATCTCCCCCacaagaaggaagaaactggTACAATGTAGGAGATGCATATTCCATAAGTGATGTGTAAGTCTATACCTGCAGTAGCATAATGTCATTTTCCTTACGATTGGAACGGTAGCGTGGGTAGCGAATTTGTTTTGCAATCCGAATAACCTGTTTTTCTCCTTCGTTTTCTTTCCGTGAATGAGCTCCAAGAATAACTTGACCTCCTTCCCTGAGAAGAGAGAGGGACATGGTTAGTGGGATTCACTTGCTGTAACTCCATAATTCTTTGCTGTTACATGTGGTGCTATGCTGTCCAGCTGCTACAGAGTCTCTTTTCTCATGCCTGAAAAGCAAcagtaatttagaaaaatataaaagattatCTTGTTTTCacaagtagttaaaaaaaaattgactcaGTGAATCAAAATTCATGCTATCCTATTTTCAGCTTCCCAGGAGCATAGGCAGGGTTCAAGTACACTATTGTTTCCCTTTGGGAACTGAATGAGGGGTGGATGCATCAGCTTTGCTGTTGGTAAGTGGTCTCACCAACTGTGCCCTCTgcaatttgtgctgaaaatttaGGAGAACAGCTCGCAGCACTGTTAGTTCAGGGATCATCAGGACCAGACTGAATTGTACCATTGCTTTGCCCTAACAGCATTTCAAACACCATTTTCTGAGTCCATGTGAGACATAGCTCATTCCCTTTCTTCAACTTGTTCTGCAACTTCATATGCTTACTAGATACCGAAGTGGTGACAGAGTTGTGCTTGCTGGGCCTCTCTGGTATAGAAACCAGGAGTCTAGCACTCCTTGGTCAAGCAGTCCAAGTAGACCTTTACATCAGACCACAGGTATAGCTGTTTGTGGGAGAACAATGTACGTTACAGCTGAATGGGAGAATATTCTTTGGGCAGATGTGTAGGTTGGCCTCATTTGCATCTTACTGTGGCAGACACAACGCTGAGGAAGtggtttctcctttctttcagctATTAAGAACTGTCTGACTGTTGACTGAGCATCATTAGGttaattatttattgttttatctCTTAAATGTGATCTCATTTGGAAACAGTCTTCACCTCATGTTAATACTACAGCTTTTGGGCCCTATGCTGTCTGTGTAGTAGGTCCCATATCTGTCCTTGTTTGGACGGGGACAGGACATACGGATACATTCCTCTGATGTCTGCAGAGTCCAGTGATTCACTGGTCCTAGGCAGGCCACTGACAGAGCCTGTGTGAGGTCTGGCTCAGCAGCAGCTTCAGTCCTCCCCACAAAGGCAAGGAGTGGGATGTGTCATTTAAACCTTACGTCTTGCCTCACTAAGGGACTCTGTGGGGCCAAATAGCCGTTTGCATCTTGagtcag harbors:
- the LOC126036358 gene encoding granzyme A-like; its protein translation is MGPLLTLSTFAAVILLVIHGGLCVDIIGGNEVAPHSRPFMVLINNANGEFICGGALIKKNWVLTAAHCNVEGGQVILGAHSRKENEGEKQVIRIAKQIRYPRYRSNRKENDIMLLQLKKRARLNKAVQLIPLPTSDYDPKPGTTCTVAGWGQTRNYPKKPSDTLREVNITVISRQICNDNHHYKNNPVITGNMICAGAKNGGKDSCSGDSGGPLRCNNVMRGITAFGKENKCGTADGPGVYTRLTKQYLQWIRKTIGGA